The region AAGCTCCACAGCGCTGCTGGCTGCCAGATGGCTCATGCGCTGGCTATGAGGGTGCTGCTTGTGTCCCAGGGGCACTCAGCAGGAGGAGGTGTAGCTAATGAAACCACAGGGCCATCAACACTCTGCCTCCACCTTCAGGCACAGGCACATAGGCCTTTGTTTTTCGAGATCCTCAGGGCAGGGAGTCCCTGGGAGGTCCACCTCCTCCATCCGTCCTTCCCCTCCCCGTAGGTTCCACTGCGCCTGGTGCTGGCACACCTGGCAGTCGGCTCACGTGGTCATCCTCTTCCACATGCACCTGGACCGCACCCAGCGCATGGGCTCAGTGCGCATGCGCGTCTTCAAGCAGCTGTGCTACGAGTGCGGCACGGCGCGGCTGGACGAGTCGAGCATGCTGGAGGAGAACATCGAGGGCCTGGTGGACAACCTCATCACCAGCCTGCGCGAGCAGTGCTACGAAGAGGATGGTGGCCAGTACCGCATCCACGTGGCCAGCCGCCCAGACAGTGGGCCGCACCGCCCTGAGTTCTGCGAGGCCTGCCAGGAGGGCATCGTGCACTGGAAGCCCAGCCAGAAGCTGCTGGAGGAGGAGGCGAACACCATCTCCGATGCCTCCAAGTCGGGAGCCCAGGCGGGCTTGAGCTTCAACTTCTTCTCCCTTCGCTGGTGCCTCCTCTGGGCCTCCCTCTGCCTGCTCATTGTCTACCTGCAGTTCTCATTCCACAGCTCTGCCTTCCTGTAGTGGAGCTGCttaggggtgggaggagggtccACGGGGTTGGGAGTGGGGAAGACGTGGTCTGGTCCTCATCCTGCTGCAGATTCACTACGTGACTCTGGACGACACagtcacctctctgggcctcagtttgttCCTCTGCAGAATACTTTAGAAGATTTAGTGGTCCTTCCATTAAATTTTACAATAtggggggaaagggagaaggTTCTAATGGAGGTTTTAGAGCTTGCTAGGACTGCTGTTAGTACTAAGTCCACAGGGACTTAgtatcttcttcctttccctcctccaccTTGATCTCTACCTCTCCTTTTGCTTCATTTCCATATCCCGTACTCCATTAGGACCCCATTAGGTTCTATATTGATCCTGCCTCATTATGAAGCTCATTTTCAGCTGCCTCTGACCGTCTTGCTGTGGTTCCTCTTGAAGAGGGC is a window of Microcebus murinus isolate Inina chromosome 1, M.murinus_Inina_mat1.0, whole genome shotgun sequence DNA encoding:
- the RTP2 gene encoding receptor-transporting protein 2; this translates as MCASLTTCEWKKVFYEKMEVAKPADSWELIMDPNLKPSELAPGWKQYLEQHASGRFHCAWCWHTWQSAHVVILFHMHLDRTQRMGSVRMRVFKQLCYECGTARLDESSMLEENIEGLVDNLITSLREQCYEEDGGQYRIHVASRPDSGPHRPEFCEACQEGIVHWKPSQKLLEEEANTISDASKSGAQAGLSFNFFSLRWCLLWASLCLLIVYLQFSFHSSAFL